In the genome of Peromyscus eremicus chromosome 8b, PerEre_H2_v1, whole genome shotgun sequence, the window TCACCAGCCCCGTGCATTGCCTCACACATGATGAGGTATCAGGCCTTGTAGGACAGCACCCATGCCCCACCTAAACTGCTAGGTACCAGCCCATTTAGgaaccctctccttcccccataaAGTACCAGCATCAGGCACTGTTAGACTCACCCTCCATTCCTGTAGCTCCCCAGTCTACAATGTAAGTCTACACACCATGATGATCATTCCTATTTGCCTAGAAAAACTTCTAGGGCCATGTTCAACCAGATAGTAGTCCTGGGTCCCTGCCCACAAGTACTGCTGGGTATCAGACGCTGTGTCCTTCATATACAGTGCTGGATAGAAGACAATGAGCACCCCATGCCCCACAAATACACACCATGCATGGCTAAGCATCAGCACAAGTGATACACCATTTCTCCCCTAGTGTGAGACATCTAGTCTTGCTGCTCTCTCCAGACTGACTGCTACATATCAGACTTGTACAGCTCCACACTtgccaccatacacacacacacacacacacacacacagactatcaGTGACTGTGGGAAAGTAGACATCAAACCCAGCAGAAGAAATCAAGCAagctgtggaggcccaaattactcaggttgagagaacctgagcttgctttacccagcagggctgcgtaaggagatgatttggccacgggcatgtttaccaggtgtttggaagggtttgcacttggctgtacggtgtgctttgatctagcaagggggaggtcttttgcctctccccttgacaTGTTATAAGAAaccttttgaataaaccttcgaggctgttgggtattgatccaggccctccccaagctatcctgtgtttctgtcttttttctcgTCAGCTACATCCtcctttctatctgatattttcctatccctctctcctcctcctaaagAAACCTTcaaaaaggtgggagctggccttccACAGCTAGCATGtaagcatttatttctctctgctcttgactgtagatGCCATGGGACTAATCCTTtgaggttcctgccttgatttccccacaaCGATGGACTATAACCAGGAATTGTACACCGAAATAAACTAGCTTCTCTGCCATGTCgcttttttgtcagggtattttatcaccaCAACAGGAATGATACCAGGACACCATCCCATGCCTGGCTCCTCTACACTGCTGGGAATCTGCATGTGGCCCTGAGTGTGGGGGCGGTGGGGTGTTTAGCAGTTCTGATagcagtgtgggggtgggggtcctcCAGCCATGGTGCCCAGCTTCAATCTCTAAAGCCTAATGATGCTCTGCAGAGCCCATCCGAGCCAGAAGTTTCTAAGtcctttcagtttctgtgagttttgcACAGCCATGACCTGCACATGTCCTACTGTGACCTCATGAGGAGCCATTGTGAGAGTCCACCCAGCGGATATAATGGTGTGGCCTGGCCTGGTTTCTGTGGGTCTAAGAGGCGGGGTGGAGTTTTAGCCTGTGTGATTTACTAATCTCTAGTGAGGTTGTGTGGTTTGTGTGcagcgtgtgtgtctgtgtgactgtgtgtaggtgtgtgtgtgactgtgtgctgtgtgtacatacatccttgtgtacgtgtgtgtgagtTCATCGGTCGGCCTTGTACAGCTACTGGTGAAGGCCAGAGCTCCACCATCAGTGACTTCCTAAAGGTAGGGTGTCAGCCTTAATTTCCAAAGCGGTCATTTGCTGGCCTGTGTTTCTCCActtaagctaggctggctgcccaggAGCCTCTGGGTTCTGCCTCTGTCACCTGTGTGCTGAGGTGAAAGCTGGTGACACCAGGCCTGTTTTGTGTGGGTGATTCTTTGTTCTCATTGTTGTGGTGGGGAGTGATCTTTTACATctaactcaggacctcatgcttacaAGGGAAATTCTTTACTGAATGAGGCCTCTTTCGAGCTCCTGGAcacttggttttctgtttttagtttttgtgttttaatggttgtgtttggggctttttttttctttacttttgctgacttaaatttttgttatattttcatgtcatttattttggttttaaccTTTTCAGAACTATTCATAGATCATTAGTATAGCTGACATGTGGCATTTATGCCTGTTTGGCTTGTGGTTGGTATTGATTTTCAAATACTTCttgtttggtttgctttctacttttgcctgtctgcctctgtttccttcgTGAGTTTTCGtgtgcttctgtttctgttttgatttcttgaggtgtcctggcttcctttggaTTTCATTGATGGATATCTTAAGTAGCTGATCTTTGGTTTGGGCTGctggttttaaaattttgttttatttcatataatttttctCACTCATTTTTGTTCTATTCACTTCTTTCCCTATTCCCCAATTCCTGTTTCAGTCGTTTGAATAGCATCCAGAACATTCCTGAGCTGTGACTTCATTGGATGGTGAGTTGGGTCTTGGTTTGGGtgttgggtttgggttttgtctgtgtgtgtcttcagTGCTTagagcacaaatcctaattggtcttataacaaaaacccagagccagatattgagttaaatgctgaaagatcagaagaaacaagccacagccacctctcaccccGCCAACTCCTGAGCCAAAAGGGGAAGATCCTGCCtgcaggaatcctcagactgaaagcccctgagtcctcagctgaatgGGGGCCCGAAATCCAGTCTCCTCcctccttatattcctttctctgcccagccatatcacttcctgtctcaaccttcctagtgctgggaataaaggctccccctagctctctttctcttgcagactggattaatcttatgtagaccagactgtaaTGTAAATCACAGATCcatttgcctctacctcctgagtgctggaattaaaggtgtgtgccaccactgcctggcctgtatggctaactctgtggctggctctgccttctggtcTCCAGACAAGCTTTCTTTGTTAGAGCATATACAAAATGTCACCACAGGTGCTCCAGTTGAAAGCTACTTGTTGGTGGGGTTTACACTTTGTCCTTTGTTTTGACTTTCTTGCCCAGGATTTTGTGACTTTTATTCCACACGTCTCTGTACATTCCCTTATatctcctgtctccctcccctccccttctctttgaCGCAGCATCACTACCAACCATGTCCAGTGATATGGAGGAGGAGTCCTCAGAGCCCAGCACCGTGCCCAGCGTCTTTGGTGAAGAGGTGTTCACCAGGCAGTACACCATCCTGAAGGCCTTAGGCCAGGGTGGCAGTGCAAAGGTCATGCTGGCCCTGCATCGTCTCACAGGCGCCACAGTCGCTGTGAAAGCTCTGGTGAAGCAGGAGAAGTGGTGTGAGCCGCCAGTGTCTGAAGTCGACATCATGAGGATGCTCAGACATCCTAACATTGTTTCCCTCCTGCAGGTGATAGAAACAgaatggaacatttatttaattatggaaGTGGCTGAGGGAGAACAGCTATTTAATCGCATCCGGAAGTCTGGATGCCTGAAGGAAGATGAGGCTAGAAGCATATTAGTTCAGCTGTTGAGCGCCATAGGCTATTGCCATGATGAAGGCATCGCTCATAGAGACCTAAAGCCTGACAATATCATAGTGGATGAGCACGGAAAGGTGAAAATTATTGACTTTGGCCTAGGTGTCAGATTCAGGCCTGGGCAAAAGCTGGAAAAGCCATGTGGCACCTTCCAGTTCATTCCTCCTGAAGTCTTCCTGGGCTTCCCTTATGATGGCCCCAAAGCAGATGTCTGGACCTTGGGGGTCCTCTTATATTATATGGTGACAGGGATTGTCCCATTTGCAGGGGCCACCTTGTTAGAACTCAGGGAACAAGTTCTGCATGGGAGGTATGACATCCCCTATCAGCTTTCCAAAGACTTAAGGAGCATGATCAGCCTATTACTAACAGTGAATTCAAGGCAGAGGCCAACTGTGCGGGACCTCATGCGTCACCCATGGCTTCAGAAAGGGGGAAAGACATTTACAATTCATTGCAATGGAGACACCAGCTGCCCAGACCTTGAAATTATGGCAGCCATGCAAAACATTGGGTTTGACGCCCAGGATATAAGACaatctttaaaacacagaaagttCAATGAAACCATGGCTGTATACCACCTACTGAGGTATCAGGCATGCCAGGACCATGACAGTAATGTCCACACAAAGGTAATGAACCCAGGGGCAACACCTTTCCCTTCtgttgaagaccctgacatgttTTCCCTGCCCCTCAGGAGAAGGGCCAGTGAACCTTCTCTTCGGACATTAGTCTCACCCACAGAAAACCCTGATCAGAGTCAAAGGAAGGAGATGGATGACCCTGACCTGCCCGAGAAGACACCCAATCTGGGCAGAAGTCACAAGCGCTCTATGACTGCGCCGTGTATTTACTTACCAAGAAACAttgtgattgatgtggaagacaCCAGCTTCTCCAGTAGCTCCCAGTCAGAAAAGGCCTCAAGTGGCCCAGAACAGAGCAGAACCTCAAGCTCCctgcagcccaggggctgggcaggATGGAAGAAGAGGATTCGGACATGCATCCTCAGACTATTCTGCTGCATGTCACCCCACAAAAGGTGTCCAAGGAAGGTGTACCCCCCAAAGTGAGGGGACACTGAGATGACAAGAAGTGTGAGGCATGGTCCAGGTAGGTTTCTATATTTGCATTTATCTATGCTTTTACTCATGGCCTGTGTAGAGACAATTATTTTTAGGTTCTTGGTGTGCAATGAGTTGGGAGGGTCTATCTAGATAATGTGTGATGTGGGGTCCCCTAACATCAAAAACAACTAAAATTCTTTCTTactccaagagggaagaaccaggactcagtcacaatcaaatcaaaacCAATGTCCCGTGTAAATCAGATGCTGTGGCTCAGTATCCCAAGCCCATGACTCGGGCTCCTCTGgactccactcctcctctgtgttCCTGTGATGTGGTGTCTGCAGCACACACGTCCTGTCTTGTCAGGTCAGCCTGATTAAAGCCACACCTGTCAGTATTCCTGGTGGTCATCCCACAGTCCTGTCTTCTCCACCATGCTGGGGTCTGCTCTGCAAGGAGGCTACATCTTCAACAATGGCATCTCCCGGCCTCTcgcagtgccaagcctcagctgttctccacAGCCCTTTGACCCTTCAGCTTTCATGCATCCAACACCAGGACCACATGGGAAATTCTGACACATTATCCATCCTGGCTGCCAGCATGAGATGCAGCTCTTCCCAgccctggaccacagcttctatGTGAtgaccctgaggaaatacttTTCACGAGATCTTGGCTCCATAATGCCTGTGTCTTCTTAGTCATCGCTGATGTCTCAGCCAAAGCTAAGTTGCATCAATTGTCCCAACTAAGCAAGGTTTCTCCTTAATGGTTCTGATCTCTTGTTAATCAAAGCAGAATCTTCAGTCTTGCTGACGAGAAACCATAGGTTATTAATTCAAAATATAGACTAAATGGCTCTGATAGCATCTGCTTTCTCTCTCAAACATTACCATCCAGGCCTCCATTCTATGCATTTTTCTCATCCttctctgccaccccccccccaagacagccCATTAAGCTTTGAGAACAGAGGCTCAGTGCAGGGTTCCAAAcacttccacaatcctccccataCCAGCATGGTCAGCTCTATCACAGCAAAGACCCCACAATCATGGTGCaattttctgtcttagtttgctttctgtcgctgtgatgaaacactgaccaaaagtaaTGTTGTCGAGTGCaggatttatttgtcttttatgtCCCAATCACAGTCCGTCATTACGGAAACCCAAGGTTGGAACACACATAGAGAAGAAACCTAtgggcaggaattgaagcagagactgtggaagAATGTGCTCTCCTGGCTCAATCCCCATGATCATGTTCTGCTTCCTGCTTTATACCCCCAGGACAACCCGTCCACAGTGGCTGTGCCCTCTAAATCCATCATTAATCAACAAAATGCGCccccagacttgcctacaggctctCTGATGGAGGAGTTTCCTCAACAGAGTTTTCCTCTTTctagatgaccctagcttgtgtcatcCTAAAAGAGACCTAACTAGCACAGATCTCCACTGTAGTCTCCTAAACTTCAAAACCAAGCATATTTGTTTCAAAGTTTCTTACTGTACTTAGTAATTGGGTATGTGCTGGTCCCTCAACTCATAAACAAGGGGAAAAATAAGAGCAAAACAATCCAAGAGTAAAATTACTGTCTCTGAGAACAACTAGAAGGTCCATTTCTGTTTTCAAGAGATTTGACTGTTGTTTGTCCCATGATGTAAAAATGGGAATGAGAAGCCAGAATTTTCACCCAGGAAGCTCATTCAAGTGAAAGCTGAATTAGATTCCTTTCAGAAATTATGGAAGTCCAGCCTCTTTAGtttccttcccaggggcccaggagaGACGTTACTAACGGTGAGAAtattctgagggaaaagaatctaagtacacagAGCTCTTTCATCCAgccactttattcctctgagattaaaTTCTATCTACACCGCTTCAattctgtcccttctcttcctgtcctctcataaCTCCaacttttctgtctcctttctcatCTTCATTCTTGTTCTCCATCTtggttccttccccttcctctcctggaACTGGTCTCTCACTTACCTGCGGCCTGACTCTTACAAACCAATGCAAAGCTTCCAAGATCCCTACAAGAGCCCTGATAGCCagcttcatttgcaaccccaaaggggagTGAATTGAGGAGGTGGGGTCAGATAAGGCCTGGAATAAGTCACAAAGGGAATCTATGTGcccaaaatatattcttataagtgGTTAGGGGAAACATTATGAGTCTACCATAAATGTGCTGAAACTACAATCTTACAGGTGGTTAAGTAAAAGAGTCTGTAAGTCACAAAGTAAAACTGCCTCTATTTTTCTATGCCACCATATACTGGCAGGGTGGATAACTCTGCTCAGAGCTAGGAAACCTGCCTCATAGCTACATTGCACCTGGTATGCAAAGAACCCTTGTGTTCTGAGTCAGTTGCTCTGGGATGCCATTTGGGCTGTGAGAGATAGGAAGGtttgagcttcatttgcacaagaaacaaagctatgcacctaagttcacctgtctcctaggcctaGGATGCTTGAGAAGAATTTCAGGTAAAATACACTGTTAAAAATTCTTGGGGAAGTATGAGCACATATGAAATTCATATCAGGAAatagctgatatattaaaagtgGAATAATACCAAATACTCTTTGAGATTTGGATTCCTCGTGAAGAATGCCTTGATTTttccaggtatagctttaccATAGTCAGTTGAATTCTTACTATAATCCTGCAGCTCATAACAGATTCCAAGGTGGCTATCCCAAAGATTGTCCCCAGATGACTTCAGCTGGATGTTTGTGTGCCTCCTGACTTGATCCtgttatattt includes:
- the LOC131918549 gene encoding sperm motility kinase Z-like, which encodes MSSDMEEESSEPSTVPSVFGEEVFTRQYTILKALGQGGSAKVMLALHRLTGATVAVKALVKQEKWCEPPVSEVDIMRMLRHPNIVSLLQVIETEWNIYLIMEVAEGEQLFNRIRKSGCLKEDEARSILVQLLSAIGYCHDEGIAHRDLKPDNIIVDEHGKVKIIDFGLGVRFRPGQKLEKPCGTFQFIPPEVFLGFPYDGPKADVWTLGVLLYYMVTGIVPFAGATLLELREQVLHGRYDIPYQLSKDLRSMISLLLTVNSRQRPTVRDLMRHPWLQKGGKTFTIHCNGDTSCPDLEIMAAMQNIGFDAQDIRQSLKHRKFNETMAVYHLLRYQACQDHDSNVHTKVMNPGATPFPSVEDPDMFSLPLRRRASEPSLRTLVSPTENPDQSQRKEMDDPDLPEKTPNLGRSHKRSMTAPCIYLPRNIVIDVEDTSFSSSSQSEKASSGPEQSRTSSSLQPRGWAGWKKRIRTCILRLFCCMSPHKRCPRKVYPPK